The nucleotide window TGGTTCTCAGATATTCtttaatctatatatagatatatataccccacactgatgagacccatcaaggtcgaaacagctgtctgtgggtggttttctgggtatgcaccttaaccctggctgtgctcaaagctgtgaccatgcagcaagcttaagcctatagggaaccatgttaaaaatggtttttgaggcaaaaagtgacactgtgtgctcatttgcatgtaatttcccagaatcccttgctgcagtggaagtgctgtattctgggaaataacatgcaaatgagcacacagtgccaccttttgccgctaaccaaggccagggaaagcacccgctttccctcagcctcagcgcgcctccacacGGGCTGGGGCACCATGGACTCAgcccaagacatgtgaatgtgctcacaagtgatattgttTATTGGCTATACGCAAAAGGTGGAgatttttttgtcgcctttttcacccaccacaacttaaaatgtgtacagtatggtgtatatgtgtatggagTATATATCTCAAGAATGAATAGAttataccattctgtggctaactaaatgcttttatttgtgcgagctaatCTATATAGTTTTTAACTGTATTATGAACAATATATTATTTGGTGATATATAGCCATGTATCTCTAAATAATATATTGTTCATAGTACAGTTAAAAACGATTTTAAAAGCCTAGGATCCAATACCTATTAAACCAGAGCAAGGGTGCAGTGTGTACATGGCATGATCACTTGGCACAGCAGTGATGCCACATGGCCAGCTGGGAGCTGCACAGCAGTGATGCCACATGGCCAGCTGGGAGCTGCACAGCAGTGCCCACCTGCCCCCGCCTTGTTGGGGTTCCAGAGAAGGAGAAAGGCGGGGCTGGGTGCCctccaggggggggggctgggtgccctccagggggggggggggctgggtgccctccaggggggggggggctgggtgccctccagggggggggggctgggtgccctccagggggggggggctgggtgccctccaggggggggggctgggtgccctccagggggggggctgggtgccCCCGGGGGGGGGCTGGGTGCCCCGGCAGGGAGTGACCAGGCTGCGGCACGCTGCACACTTTGCATCCTCACCTTGCTGCAGGTCGTGGTGATCATACCACGGCTCATCCTCCTTGATCTCGAACTCCTCCACATTGCTGTCGGTCAGCATGCCTGCTGGCCCCGGGGGTGGGGGGATACTCTCTCTCTGATGCCCCGGGGGTGGGgggatcctctctctctctctgatgccCCGGGGGTGAGgactcgctctctcgctctctggggGTTCTCGGGCAGCCGCTGACCGCTCTCTAATCAGCTCTGGGCTGCCCCTCCCACCTCAAATCTCCGAACCCTTCCGGAAATTGCCGAACATGCCCGAAGCCCTACACACCCGCCACGTGGCAGTCCCAGTCAGTGACGTCGGCAAGGacaccagagggggggggggcgaggggactactgtCAAAACTAGCCAATAGCGTCTTCAGCTTGGGTGACGGATGTAAAGTCTTAACAAATGAGCGAGCAGAGAAGGCCAGTTGCTGCTCGCTCATTGGATAGCCCAGAGAGACCACGCCTGCAATCCATCTTTTGTGTTTCCGCGTTCCACTTATGCTCTGGCGGCATCCGGGTTGCGAGGGGCAACAGGCTGGTGAGGGGGCACAGGGGGCAGCCATTATCGTTTATCCCAGCAGAGAGGCCCACCTGTCCGAATACCTCCTACTGCCCATGGCCTGGTGATCGCTGGCTGCCTGTGCCCAGGCTCCGTGGTATTCTCTGGTATATTACTCATGCAGTTTATGTGCACTGTTATTTTTACCACTAgagttttatttatgtatttatttataaaaatgttttgccaggaagtaatacagtgagggttacctctcgttttcaggtatgtcctgggcacagagttatagcaatacatgtctacagtacattaaaagaacagggttatacagtcacttcacagacatctCGTGGACAGATAGAGCTGGAAAATTGGGTGCAGgtataaaagggctggtgagtttcaggttgaactagagaagctttaacatcatcaaatatcagcaaacggctcacaccctttggctgcctttCGGCTGCGctaaaggctgtctgcctttggggcgacgcagatgtgcACTAAAGGGGTTCTGATTGAATGCACGAGTGGTGGATGACATAACAAGTGTTAGTCCTGTGTATGGTAACAGGAAAGAAATAAATGTAAAACAATGTGCATGCTCTATTTATATAGTTATAATCTTATAAGTTTTccccttataataataatagcatgttcttgtacagtactgctagttttacgtagcgctttacagagacattttgcaggcacaggtccctgccccatggagcttacaatctatgttttgggcgcctgtggcacagggagataaagtgatttgtccaaggtcacaaggagccgacaccgggaactgaacaaactcagtcagtgtctttacttttGACACTGAATTTAGGTATGTTGCTCGCCTATCTGACGCGAGTTGTATCTTGTTGTTCCATGTTTATAAAGAgattaatgaattaatttaaaaTATCCCTGGAAcgtgaaatagaatataaatattCCAATAAAGTCTAATATAAAAATTGAACTTTTAAACCACTTGTCTGTACGTTGCTAACGTTTAAATGCATTACGTGGagacattatatacatacattatttcCACGTTAGTTGACAGCTGCATAaaaattgcagattttttttcACTGGAAAGGGTTGATTATGTAGAAGTACTCAACCACATGAATGGTTTTGCTTGGAAACAAAATATAAACGGCAGCGGTAGTGAAGTCTTATCTTAATTGTTTAATTATAGGATTGAACATTTGCTGATACTTCACAATGCAATTCTCCCTTAACTCATCTTTGAATCAGAATGTTGAACTTTGAGAAGTTTGGACCACTTCCCAATCATTGAAATTGGCTTCTATAAATGTCCAAATGTTGTGGTGTTGGAAAAAGGAGAGTGTATGAAACTTGTCTCGTCAATATTGGTTAGCTTATTGTATCGCCCTTCTCTTGCTTGTATTTCACAGTTAATTCTTCTTTTTAAGATATATTCTTTTTCTTTTATctcattttgtatttattttttctatacaTTGGCAGTATCCAATAAATAAGTTTTGttctctctctcatgttacatCTTACAAGAATTCAGGGTACTACTCACTCTCGGAGTGTACAATTTTACAGTAATTGGTAGTGATTGCATGGGCTAATTCTGGTAGTACCACATATTGTATTTGCAAACCTACACATTCActcatttttttaaagaaaaatgcCTCTTTAAAATGATAACTTAGTTGCTGTTATTAAAGCAGAAATGTTTTAAAATCTCTCCCTTATTTAGCACAGTACAGCTCTCCTGAATGACATGTTTGTCACTATTTGCTTTTCATTTACCGTCAAAcaccacattggctgcttaggtgCTAAATGTGCATTTTCTACTTATGCATATGTATTAGATGTGGTTTTTAAGGACACAACGTGATTTATCAACAGCAAGGTTGGATTAACCAGTGTATATTAAGAATATGTTGTTTTACTtgtgagaaggagcggctcagtgagtaaagacactgactggcactgagtgtgaagcaggggagtctggttcaattcctggtgctccttgaccaagtcactttatctccctgtgcctcaggcaccaaaaacatagattgtaagctccacggggcagggactgtgtctgcaatatgtctctgtaaagcgctatgtaacactagcagcgctatacacgaACATGCTATTACTGTCGCTTTTCCTCTTTTGGCTAATCTAGTGCAGAGCTCTCAACTGGAGGCCTGTGTTGGACCTTGATGGGACCCTTGGAGTCTGCACCTCATAATTTCATAGCAGTTGCTTAAGCAGCAAAGTGCAGTTTATCACATTGGAACGCATTTGTAAGTTAagttttatgtgtatatataaggaGTATTACTCCTTGAGAGGGCTGGAGAGCCTGAAACATGTAggagattttgttttttatgttagtttgtttttttgtttttaacaatgtaattcaatacaccttttttattttttgctacctctggtgagttgatcagtgctttctctgggttcctgctgttccaccaattttttTAACTCTAATAAATATCAAGCcttcaaatatactgtatgttcaaaTAAAATAAGCTTATGGTTCTGTTGTGGCCCCTTTGGCGAACTAGTTGAAGATCCCTGTTGTAGTGGCGTttataatgttgcattttttgtgtgtgttttttttacataggaaaaGCCTGAAGATGACGTTATCCTTCGGAATCCACAGAACTGCCCTGGCCTATTCTATGACCACATTAGGTGCAGGAATGATGAACAGTATATTTCATTTCTACTATGTTAAGCTGTTTCTAAACCACTACAAGATATCAGAGGGAGCCTTTCACCAGGCACAGGTATTGTAAAATATTCATACAATTGAATGTTGTCACAGAACAACTCAATAACGGATATCATAATCCTACCTGTCCCTAATGAACACAATAAAGGGTTTTTACCTCCTAATATAACACTGTTCTTCATAGGAAGCGAGGCCAGTAAATGATTACATGTAAACTGCAAGTAATCAACAATATATGCAATACATTACATTGACTTCCGTGAGGATCTTACAATCCAGCTCAATCCATATGTTTCAAAATGTTAGGATCCTTTACCTTACATCTGGGATTCCGTCCGGACAACACGTGAATGAGAAAGGGAAGAAGACACACATCTGTGTCAAGCTAccatgtttgattttttttttcttactccGGGTAGAAATAAAGCTTAATTTTGTCTAGTTTAGGAAGTAGTTGAGGGCCCCACTAATGAGTACGCTAAGTTTGTTTGTTCATTTAGTTATGGCGGAATCGCATCATGCCATAGAACACAAACAATGTGTTGGCAAGGAAGGACTCCCCCAGCCAAATTTTGATAATAAATCAATTTTGTTCAGGAAGAAgcaaaactccttgaacgccaCGTAATGTTAAATGATGTACATAAGCACACTACATTTCTTAGCAAAAATAAATATTCTTttagaaataatatatattttttgtttttaggatTTAACCCACTAAAAATGAAGTCATATATGAAAATGTATTAACATGTTTtactactattttttttttttttcaggtagTGTTCATGATCTGGAATGCCATCAATGACCCTTTATTTGGTTATATACAAGATAACTCCAAAGTAGCATGCTGCTCTAGGCGTCGCCAATCCATTTTGTACGGAGCTCCCTTCTATGCCCTGGCCTTCCTGCTTCCCTGGTTCCCTTGGAAAGTTTACGCTGAAGGTGAATGGCTCAGTGGCATACACCTTATGGTGGCACTGTGCGTGTTTGATGGCATGCTTACTTTCGTTTTGCTAGCACAGTGTGCCCTGTTCGCAGAGATTTCCACTAAACACGAAAACCGACTTCAGCTTATTAAGTATAACCAAGTGGCAACATTGGTGGGCTCATCCAGCATCCTTTTTTGTGGACTGATATCTGATAACATGGCAAACTTTTCTAACTTTCAGGCATTCACAGTGTTTGTCGCGGTTCTGTCAACTGCATGTATGTGTTACACCGGTGTGTACGGCATAAGCCAGTATGAGCAAAGGGAAAAGTCTGTGGAGAGCTATAGTTCCGAGACTACACTCTCTTGGTCCTCTGTCTTGACATTAACCAAGCAAATCCTCACACAAAAGAACTTTGTAGTCTTTGTGTCTATGAACTTCTTTCAAGTCTTTCATGCCACCTTCTGCAGCAACTTCATGATCATCTTCGCTGATAACCTCATCCCTAAAGATGCGCTCCCTTCCTTTGTAAGAAGCATCATGTACGGGGCTGGCTTCATCTGTCCTCAGGTAAAcactattattttttatttggtttTATTAGAGGGAATACTGGAGAGTAGGGAATGTTTAAAGCAGCCACCCCCCCTTGGAAATGCTAATATGTTTCAAATCAGATCCGCTGAGCCAAACGTTGCTCCCGAGATAATTACCCCTGCTGTAATATTGTCCCTCTTCGCCGGCACCTTCACCGGTAACTATATCGGGAACCGGAGGgtgcccagagctgaaaataacacaGATCAGCTCGGTggaccccccccctgcttccaaatacatttaaaaaatatatccatTAGGAAAGATTGCTGTTTTCATTGTAAACCAAGGACTACATTCCAAGGCTTTTAAAGACCCCAATAGATGAGGTTTGGCTGTGCTGGACCAAACATCACATTGAAGTAATTACAACTTCAGCGGAGTCTGTGTCCATTGGGGGTTATGATGCCTCTTGTGCTAGGAATGGATGAGACCTCAGCTAAATGAGTGCAAATTCACAGTTCTAAaagagtttttttatttttttttatatatagctcCTTGTGTTAATCAGTCACTCTTTATTGACGAAGATTGGTTACTACAAGATGATCTTGTACTCCTTCTACTTACAAGGAATTGCAGCAACTCTGATGCTGCTAGTAGGACCTCAGCACTACTATGTCCTGGCCGTGTTCCTCACCGCTAACATGTAAGTAAACAACTACTTGTCCCGGCTATTGTCAATGTTATACTGAACCCCTCTGCATATTTCAACACGTTGTGTTCTTTCTTGCGGGTCTTTAACACAGTTCCTCAGCGTGTGAAAGCACTGTTTTCTAATAGGGTGCCGTATAGTGTAGGCCGGCCGATTAAACAAGATGTCAGAAAGGTGTCGTATAGCCATGCTTGAAAAAGGGTCCTAGATCCATAAGCTTTGAGGTGCGGGGCTGTGTGACGTTCACACAttgtcagtggtttccaacctttaaGTATACACTTCCAGTATTGCACAATGGCCAGCCCCAGGGCTAAAGTGTTTTCAGCTGAAATTATTACAAGAGCAGATTTGGATCACGATTGTGACTACATCATCTTTATAAATACAGAGAATTCACAATCATCCAACCAAGAATGTGGCAACAAATACACTGATTCTTAAAGATGTTTCTACTCATTTTGCAGTCGGCATTTAAGTATAATTCATACGCGCATCAATATATTTCATCAGTTAAGTTCGCTGTTATGAaaatgtctctctttttttttctccccaggGTTTTGGTCTATGCTTCTTTTAGTTTATTTAATCTGCCACTTGCTGACATTGTGGATGCAGATTTGGAAAAATATAAGCGTAGGTAAGTGACATTATCCCTCTGATCTAACCCCTAACCCATATACCCTAACCCTTATATAAGCGTAGGTAAGGGACATTATCCCTCTGATCTAACCCCTATCTCATATACCCTAACCCTTATATAAGCGTAGGTAAGTAATATTACCCCTCTGATCTAACCCCTAACCCATATACCCTAACCCTTATATAAGCGTAGGTAAGTGACATTATCCATCTGATGTAgcccctaataccctaacccttaTATAAGCGTAGGTAAGTGACATTATCCCTCTGATCTATCCCCTAACCCATATACCCTAACCCTTATATAAGCATAGATAAGTGACATTATCCCTCTGATGTAGCCCCTAACCCATATACCCTAACCCTTATATAAGCGTAGGTAAGTGACATTATCCCTCTGATGTAGCCCCTAACCCATATACCCTAACCCTTATATAAGCGTAGGTAAGTGACATTATCCCTCTGATGTAACCCCTAACCCATATACCCTAACCCTTATATAAGCGTAGGTAAGTGACATTATCCCTCTGATGTAACCCATATACCCTAACCCTTATATAAGCGTAGGTAAGTGACATTACCCAAAACCGGAAAAGAAAACGCCTGCTCAGCTACTGTAAAGTATGTTAAAAGGATCAATCTAGGTACATAAGTAATCAAGGCACAAAAGGGTAAGTGACATTACCCCTCTGATGTAGctcctaataccctaaccctaataccctaactgATATAAGCGTAGTAATTTACATTATCCCTCTGATGTAGctcctaaccctaataccctaacccttaTATAAGCATAGGTAAGTGACATTATCCCTCTGATGTAACCCCTAACCCATATACCCTAACCCTTATATAAGCGTAGGTAAGTGACATTACCCCTCTGATGTAGCCCCTAACCCATATACCCTAACCCTTATATAAGCGTAGGTAAGTGACATTATCCCTCTGATGTAACCCCTAACCCATATACCCTAACCCTTATATAAGCATAGGTAAGTGACATTATCCCTCTGATGTAGCCCCTAACCCATATACCCTAACCCTTATATAAGCGTAGGTAAGTGACATTATCCCTCTGATGTAACCCCTAACCCATATACCCTAACCCTTATATAAGCGTAGGTAAGTTACATTATCCCTCTGATGTAACCCATATACCCTAACCCTTATATAAGCGTAGGTAAGTGACATTACCCAAAACCGGAAAAGAAAACGCCTGCTCAGCTACTGTAAAGTATGTTAAAAGGATCAATCTAGGTACATAAGTAATCAAGGCACAAAAGGGTAAGTGACATTACCCCTCTGATGTAGctcctaataccctaaccctaataccctaactgATATAAGCGTAGTAATTTACATTATCCCTCTGATGTAGctcctaaccctaataccctaacccttaTATAAGCATAGGTAAGTGACATTATCCCTCTGATGTAACCCCTAACCCATATACCCTAACCCTTATATAAGCGTAGGTAAGTGACATTACCCCTCTGATGTAGCCCCTAACCCATATACCCTAACCCTTATATAAGCGTAGGTAAGTGACATTATCCCTCTGATGTAACCCCTAACCC belongs to Ascaphus truei isolate aAscTru1 chromosome 11, aAscTru1.hap1, whole genome shotgun sequence and includes:
- the LOC142463106 gene encoding transmembrane protein 180-like isoform X1: MSEQRRPVAARSLDSPERPRLQSIFCVSAFHLCSGGIRVARGNRLVRGHRGQPLSFIPAERPTCPNTSYCPWPGDRWLPVPRLRGILWKSLKMTLSFGIHRTALAYSMTTLGAGMMNSIFHFYYVKLFLNHYKISEGAFHQAQVVFMIWNAINDPLFGYIQDNSKVACCSRRRQSILYGAPFYALAFLLPWFPWKVYAEGEWLSGIHLMVALCVFDGMLTFVLLAQCALFAEISTKHENRLQLIKYNQVATLVGSSSILFCGLISDNMANFSNFQAFTVFVAVLSTACMCYTGVYGISQYEQREKSVESYSSETTLSWSSVLTLTKQILTQKNFVVFVSMNFFQVFHATFCSNFMIIFADNLIPKDALPSFVRSIMYGAGFICPQLLVLISHSLLTKIGYYKMILYSFYLQGIAATLMLLVGPQHYYVLAVFLTANMVLVYASFSLFNLPLADIVDADLEKYKRRSPLSSMVFGTNALFTKPAQSLAPMLVVTLLNQYGYENLTNSADPPDPSLFLGLHDAMFYLTCIVPLCISAIQIIIWTPYSIRNSHLVPAC
- the LOC142463106 gene encoding transmembrane protein 180-like isoform X2; translated protein: MTLSFGIHRTALAYSMTTLGAGMMNSIFHFYYVKLFLNHYKISEGAFHQAQVVFMIWNAINDPLFGYIQDNSKVACCSRRRQSILYGAPFYALAFLLPWFPWKVYAEGEWLSGIHLMVALCVFDGMLTFVLLAQCALFAEISTKHENRLQLIKYNQVATLVGSSSILFCGLISDNMANFSNFQAFTVFVAVLSTACMCYTGVYGISQYEQREKSVESYSSETTLSWSSVLTLTKQILTQKNFVVFVSMNFFQVFHATFCSNFMIIFADNLIPKDALPSFVRSIMYGAGFICPQLLVLISHSLLTKIGYYKMILYSFYLQGIAATLMLLVGPQHYYVLAVFLTANMVLVYASFSLFNLPLADIVDADLEKYKRRSPLSSMVFGTNALFTKPAQSLAPMLVVTLLNQYGYENLTNSADPPDPSLFLGLHDAMFYLTCIVPLCISAIQIIIWTPYSIRNSHLVPAC